In a single window of the Motilibacter aurantiacus genome:
- the rpsB gene encoding 30S ribosomal protein S2 — protein sequence MAVVSMRQLLDSGVHFGHQTRRWNPKMKRFIFTERNGIYIIDLQQSLSYIDNAFEFIKQTVAHGGTILFIGTKKQAQEAIAEQATRVGMPYVNQRWLGGMLTNFSTVHKRLQRLKELEQIDFEDVPGSGMTKKELLVLQREKEKLEKTLGGIRDMARTPSAVWIVDTKKEHIAVGEARKLGIPVVAILDTNCDPDEVDYKIPGNDDAIRSVTLLTRVVADAVAEGLMARAGVRTGEEEGAHVGVAADEPLAEWEQQLLAGGNAGAAGAAPDQPVTEQPAAEQPVAEQPASGEGPAGASA from the coding sequence ATGGCCGTCGTCAGCATGCGGCAGTTGCTCGACAGCGGTGTCCACTTCGGGCACCAGACCCGGCGCTGGAACCCGAAGATGAAGCGCTTCATCTTCACCGAGCGCAACGGCATCTACATCATCGATCTGCAGCAGTCGCTGTCCTACATCGACAACGCGTTCGAGTTCATCAAGCAGACCGTGGCGCACGGCGGCACGATCCTGTTCATCGGCACGAAGAAGCAGGCGCAGGAGGCGATCGCCGAGCAGGCGACCCGCGTCGGCATGCCCTACGTCAACCAGCGCTGGCTGGGCGGCATGCTCACCAACTTCTCCACCGTGCACAAGCGCCTCCAGCGCCTCAAGGAGCTCGAGCAGATCGACTTCGAGGACGTGCCCGGCAGCGGCATGACCAAGAAGGAGCTCCTCGTCCTCCAGCGCGAGAAGGAGAAGCTGGAGAAGACCCTCGGCGGTATCCGCGACATGGCCCGCACCCCGAGCGCCGTGTGGATCGTGGACACCAAGAAGGAGCACATCGCCGTCGGTGAGGCCCGCAAGCTGGGCATCCCGGTCGTCGCGATCCTCGACACCAACTGCGACCCCGACGAGGTCGACTACAAGATCCCGGGCAACGACGACGCGATCCGCTCCGTCACGCTGCTCACCCGCGTGGTGGCCGACGCCGTCGCCGAGGGCCTGATGGCCCGCGCCGGCGTGCGCACGGGCGAGGAGGAGGGCGCGCACGTGGGCGTGGCCGCCGACGAGCCGCTCGCCGAGTGGGAGCAGCAGCTGCTGGCCGGTGGCAACGCGGGTGCAGCGGGTGCCGCCCCCGACCAGCCCGTCACGGAGCAGCCGGCCGCCGAGCAGCCGGTCGCCGAGCAGCCGGCGTCGGGCGAGGGCCCCGCGGGCGCCTCGGCCTGA
- a CDS encoding M23 family metallopeptidase has protein sequence MSTSPPARTARLPRPGAPGRLLPAVSGAVRLALAVLGAAVLLVAGPARPAVAAPEPAWSWPLDGAPALARGFEPPPERWLPGHRGVDLLSAPGAPVRAAGAGVVAYAGRVGGRGVVSVQHGELRTTYEPVAAAVVAGQEVARGQVLGTLEGSAGHCAPRSCLHWGLRRGEDYLDPLALVARLGPARLLPVPAAGAEDRRGAAGTRPASSTAVAARPPHDGEGDGDGEGDGEPQARPLSTPVPMPMPVPMPVPMPMPVPMPMPMPMPVPMPVPMPVPMPAAATLAGGTALAALAFRTRRGARAG, from the coding sequence ATGTCGACGTCCCCACCGGCCCGGACGGCCCGGCTGCCCCGGCCCGGCGCTCCCGGTCGGCTCCTGCCCGCCGTGTCGGGGGCGGTGCGGCTGGCCCTGGCGGTGCTCGGGGCGGCGGTGCTCCTCGTGGCCGGCCCGGCCAGGCCCGCCGTCGCCGCGCCGGAGCCGGCCTGGTCCTGGCCGCTCGACGGCGCGCCCGCGCTGGCCCGCGGCTTCGAGCCGCCGCCGGAGCGCTGGCTGCCCGGGCACCGGGGCGTCGACCTGCTCTCGGCGCCGGGCGCCCCGGTCAGGGCCGCGGGCGCCGGGGTGGTGGCGTACGCGGGACGGGTCGGCGGGCGCGGGGTGGTGTCCGTCCAGCACGGCGAGCTGCGCACGACGTACGAGCCCGTGGCCGCGGCCGTGGTGGCCGGGCAGGAGGTCGCCCGCGGGCAGGTGCTCGGCACGCTCGAGGGGTCGGCCGGCCACTGCGCGCCGAGGTCGTGCCTGCACTGGGGGCTGCGCCGCGGCGAGGACTACCTCGACCCGCTGGCCCTGGTCGCGCGGCTCGGCCCCGCGCGGCTGCTGCCGGTGCCGGCGGCCGGGGCCGAGGACAGGAGGGGCGCGGCCGGCACGCGGCCGGCGTCCTCGACGGCCGTGGCGGCACGGCCGCCGCACGACGGCGAGGGCGACGGCGACGGCGAGGGCGACGGCGAGCCTCAGGCGAGGCCGCTGTCGACGCCGGTCCCGATGCCGATGCCGGTCCCGATGCCGGTCCCGATGCCGATGCCGGTCCCGATGCCGATGCCGATGCCGATGCCGGTCCCGATGCCGGTCCCGATGCCGGTCCCGATGCCCGCCGCCGCGACGCTCGCGGGCGGCACGGCGCTCGCCGCGCTGGCCTTCCGGACGAGGCGCGGCGCCCGCGCCGGCTGA
- the whiG gene encoding RNA polymerase sigma factor WhiG, which produces MAEKPVVVDEPAAAEEALQKLWEDYKSGGDARLRERLILHYSPLVKYVAGRVGVGLPPNVEQADLVSYGIFGLMDAIDKFDLERGFKFETYAINRIRGAIIDELRSLDWIPRSVRYKAREVEKSYAALEARLHRTPTESEVAQEMGIKLEELHQIFSQMSYVNVVALDELLGGEKDSSPEQVLEDPRAEDPVAAFEADETKHLLAKAINLLPEREKIVVTLYYYEGLTLAEIGQVLGVTESRICQMHTKAVLQLRSKLAEGED; this is translated from the coding sequence GTGGCCGAGAAGCCGGTCGTCGTCGACGAGCCCGCTGCGGCGGAGGAGGCCCTGCAGAAGCTGTGGGAGGACTACAAGTCCGGCGGTGACGCCCGGCTGCGTGAGCGCCTCATCCTGCACTACTCCCCGCTGGTGAAGTACGTCGCGGGCCGGGTCGGCGTGGGCCTGCCGCCCAACGTCGAGCAGGCCGACCTCGTGTCCTACGGCATCTTCGGCCTGATGGACGCGATCGACAAGTTCGACCTCGAGCGCGGCTTCAAGTTCGAGACGTACGCGATCAACCGCATCCGCGGCGCGATCATCGACGAGCTGCGCTCGCTCGACTGGATCCCCCGGTCCGTGCGCTACAAGGCGCGCGAGGTGGAGAAGTCGTACGCCGCCCTCGAGGCGCGGCTGCACCGCACGCCGACCGAGTCCGAGGTCGCCCAGGAGATGGGCATCAAGCTCGAAGAGCTGCACCAGATCTTCAGCCAGATGTCCTACGTCAACGTCGTCGCGCTGGACGAGCTGCTCGGCGGGGAGAAGGACAGCAGCCCCGAGCAGGTCCTCGAGGACCCGCGGGCCGAGGACCCCGTCGCCGCGTTCGAGGCCGACGAGACCAAGCACCTGCTGGCCAAGGCGATCAACCTGCTGCCCGAGCGGGAGAAGATCGTCGTGACGCTCTACTACTACGAGGGCCTCACCCTCGCCGAGATCGGCCAGGTCCTCGGGGTCACCGAGAGCCGGATCTGCCAGATGCACACCAAGGCCGTCCTGCAGCTGCGCAGCAAGCTGGCCGAGGGCGAGGACTGA
- a CDS encoding tyrosine-type recombinase/integrase, whose translation MASARDEFVRHLRAERGSSAHTVRAYASDIGGLLEHARRMGREDPAGVDLAVLRSWLALQRSSGLARATLARRAAAARTFTAWAARAGLAPADAGALLATPRGGRSLPGVLSQGEARAVLDAAAAAAEDAGPLGLRDLAILEVLYASGIRVAELCGLDGTDVDRSRRVVRVVGKGDKERSVPLGVPALRAVDEWLSRGRPAVQTPASGPALFLGARGARIDVRTVRRVVHAMLAKVPGAPDLGPHGLRHSAATHLLDGGADLRTVQELLGHATLSTTQLYTHVSVERLKATYQRAHPRA comes from the coding sequence ATGGCGTCGGCCCGCGACGAGTTCGTCCGGCACCTGCGCGCGGAGCGCGGGTCCTCCGCGCACACGGTGCGGGCGTACGCCTCCGACATCGGCGGGCTGCTCGAGCACGCCCGGCGGATGGGGCGCGAGGACCCCGCCGGCGTCGACCTGGCGGTCCTGCGCAGCTGGCTGGCCCTGCAGCGCTCCAGCGGGCTGGCGCGGGCGACGCTCGCGCGGCGGGCCGCCGCGGCCCGGACCTTCACGGCCTGGGCTGCTCGCGCCGGGCTGGCCCCCGCCGACGCCGGCGCGCTGCTCGCCACGCCGCGCGGCGGACGCTCGCTGCCGGGAGTGCTGAGCCAGGGCGAGGCGCGCGCGGTGCTGGACGCGGCCGCGGCGGCGGCCGAGGACGCCGGGCCGCTCGGCCTGCGGGACCTGGCGATCCTGGAGGTGCTCTACGCCTCTGGCATCCGGGTCGCCGAGCTGTGCGGCCTGGACGGCACCGACGTGGACCGCTCCCGCCGGGTGGTCCGGGTCGTGGGCAAGGGTGACAAGGAGCGCTCGGTCCCGCTCGGGGTGCCAGCGCTGCGCGCGGTCGACGAGTGGCTGTCGCGCGGACGGCCCGCGGTGCAGACGCCGGCCAGCGGCCCGGCGCTGTTCCTGGGGGCCCGCGGGGCGCGCATCGACGTCCGCACGGTGCGCCGGGTGGTCCACGCGATGCTGGCGAAGGTGCCGGGGGCGCCCGACCTCGGGCCGCACGGGCTACGCCATTCGGCCGCCACCCATCTGCTGGACGGGGGAGCCGACCTGCGCACCGTTCAGGAGTTGCTCGGTCACGCTACTCTCAGTACGACACAGCTATACACGCATGTCTCAGTGGAGAGACTCAAGGCGACGTACCAGCGAGCCCATCCGCGAGCCTGA
- the dprA gene encoding DNA-processing protein DprA — protein sequence MTAGTSRPAGTGAARAGSADAPDVERRALVALGRVVEPPAPALVPLVDALGAVEVLERLRADRLEGPTSRQVSAYRARLDLADVDRDLAMAARAGARLVVPGDREWPPALHDLRAGRPLALWVRGAAGTGLAAAVEHAVAVVGARAATAYGLHVAATLSAQVAARGWTVVSGGAFGIDAAAHRGALSVGGTTVAVLACGVDVAYPRAHEPLLSRVAQDGVLVSEVPPGTGVTRGRFLERNRLLAALSRGTVVVEAALRSGARSTAERARELCREVMAVPGPVTSPLSAGCHEEVRARQAALVTDGDDVLDIVGQLGVDSRPERRAPPGPLDVLDPEDLRVYDAMPLHGAVPAGQLARASLLPVPDVLGRLGRMAVQGLVEATDRGWRRAVPTARRHG from the coding sequence GTGACCGCCGGCACGAGCCGTCCCGCGGGCACCGGGGCGGCCCGCGCAGGCAGTGCCGACGCCCCTGACGTCGAGCGCCGCGCCCTCGTCGCACTGGGGCGCGTCGTCGAGCCGCCGGCTCCCGCACTGGTGCCGCTGGTCGACGCCCTCGGGGCCGTGGAGGTCCTCGAGCGGCTACGGGCCGACCGGCTGGAGGGGCCCACGAGCCGGCAGGTGAGCGCCTACCGCGCCCGGCTCGACCTGGCCGACGTCGACCGGGACCTGGCGATGGCGGCCCGGGCCGGGGCACGGCTGGTCGTCCCCGGCGACCGCGAGTGGCCTCCCGCCCTGCACGATCTGCGTGCCGGCCGACCGCTCGCGCTCTGGGTGCGCGGGGCGGCGGGCACGGGCCTGGCTGCCGCGGTCGAGCACGCGGTGGCCGTCGTCGGCGCGCGGGCGGCCACCGCGTACGGGCTGCACGTCGCGGCGACGCTGAGCGCGCAGGTGGCGGCGCGCGGCTGGACGGTGGTGTCCGGCGGCGCCTTCGGCATCGACGCGGCCGCGCACCGCGGGGCGCTGTCCGTGGGCGGCACGACAGTGGCGGTCCTCGCCTGCGGGGTCGACGTCGCCTACCCCCGGGCGCACGAGCCGCTGCTGTCGCGCGTCGCCCAGGACGGGGTGCTCGTGAGCGAGGTGCCGCCGGGCACGGGCGTCACCCGCGGCCGGTTCCTCGAGCGCAACCGGCTGCTCGCGGCCCTGAGCCGGGGGACCGTGGTCGTCGAGGCCGCACTGCGCAGCGGGGCGCGGAGCACCGCCGAGCGGGCGCGCGAGCTGTGCCGGGAGGTCATGGCCGTGCCCGGCCCCGTGACGAGCCCGCTGTCGGCCGGCTGCCACGAGGAGGTACGCGCCCGGCAGGCCGCGCTCGTCACCGACGGGGACGACGTGCTCGACATCGTCGGCCAGCTCGGCGTGGACAGCCGCCCGGAGCGCCGGGCGCCGCCCGGTCCGCTCGACGTGCTGGACCCGGAGGACCTGCGGGTCTACGACGCGATGCCGCTGCACGGTGCGGTCCCCGCCGGCCAACTCGCGCGGGCCAGCCTGCTGCCGGTGCCCGACGTGCTCGGCCGGCTGGGGCGGATGGCGGTGCAGGGGCTCGTCGAGGCGACCGACCGCGGGTGGCGTCGGGCGGTGCCCACGGCGCGGCGCCACGGGTAG
- a CDS encoding ATP-binding protein, with translation MSSSEVSLRFLDEAPEFSPAVLDALRQPLESGLVVLSRAGGTARYPARTTLVLAANPCPCGRAVGKGLDCTCTPLARRRYLSRLSGPLLDRVDLRVEVLPPVGAQRLGALEPGGAEPTAVVAARVAEARARAAARFQGLAWRTNAEVPGRELRARWRVRDARAVEEAVLRGVLTLRGADRALRVSWTLADLGGRQQPSAADVALAVGLRLSATGAAA, from the coding sequence GTGTCCTCGTCTGAGGTGTCACTGCGCTTCCTCGACGAGGCCCCCGAGTTCTCGCCCGCCGTTCTCGACGCGCTGCGCCAGCCGCTGGAGTCGGGCCTGGTGGTGCTCTCCCGCGCCGGTGGCACGGCGCGCTACCCCGCGCGCACGACGCTGGTCCTCGCAGCGAACCCCTGCCCGTGCGGGCGCGCGGTGGGCAAGGGGCTCGACTGCACCTGTACGCCGCTGGCGCGCCGCCGCTACCTGTCCCGGCTGTCGGGTCCGCTGCTCGACCGGGTCGACCTGCGCGTCGAGGTGCTGCCGCCCGTCGGGGCGCAGCGGCTGGGGGCATTGGAGCCGGGCGGTGCCGAGCCGACAGCGGTCGTGGCGGCCCGGGTGGCCGAGGCGCGGGCGCGGGCCGCGGCGCGGTTCCAAGGGCTGGCCTGGCGCACCAACGCCGAGGTCCCCGGGCGGGAGCTGCGCGCCCGGTGGCGGGTGCGCGACGCGCGGGCGGTCGAGGAGGCCGTGCTGCGCGGCGTGCTCACGCTGCGCGGCGCCGACCGCGCCCTGCGGGTGTCCTGGACGCTCGCCGACCTCGGCGGGAGGCAGCAGCCGAGCGCCGCCGACGTGGCGCTCGCCGTCGGCCTGCGGCTCTCCGCGACGGGGGCCGCGGCGTGA
- a CDS encoding recombinase family protein, whose translation MTVETQTNTRTDSHRTPVPVVHRRPMRPVRARPYAPFTRLTDAAAPGTQGIYLYLRLSKRHGDRGDAIERQRVDLRRMLDQQSGWTVLGEFIDNDSASRFAARERAGFEAMNVAIKDGTVPALAFAQLDRVERRGSPATMLWLAMCKEHEVELLSLGDNNEELRMLTAAAKVLVSFRSIMAEEETDIMSKRQRIAKRHAAESGFHHGGQLPFGWTIGPRELDEHNRHGTRLVPHPIEHPALKDAVRLALQGASMATIARYWADELGIVAHDGKPVYQASVLRALRSPRLVGYRMRQVPEHKRGQRIDLMQFVARDASGTPVIAHEPVCDLTTWMRLQRVITERSSSGARKPWGSHEWLLSGLLRCGACGGRLYGAQKMQRDGSKTFVYRCHANRVRGKGTCVGCSVVGPGVERFVLGWLVEYLSDDRLAPAAAEHEARQEREPSKEERELEEAREEQTLLLVQQKAGAWRGALLATLLQMLEEVQARIDDLEQRVLEQTRLPLPVQTRQELRDTWPAMDLEQRRHLLRLVIEGIHVEPSRRSGKGMDERVRISPRL comes from the coding sequence ATGACGGTTGAGACCCAGACCAACACCCGGACCGACAGCCACCGGACGCCCGTGCCGGTCGTCCACCGACGACCGATGCGACCGGTGCGCGCCCGGCCCTACGCCCCCTTCACCCGGCTCACAGACGCGGCTGCACCGGGGACGCAGGGCATCTACCTCTACCTCCGACTGTCGAAGAGACACGGCGACCGCGGCGACGCCATCGAGCGGCAGCGGGTCGACCTCCGGCGCATGCTCGACCAGCAGAGCGGGTGGACGGTGCTTGGGGAGTTCATCGACAACGACAGCGCCAGCCGCTTCGCTGCACGCGAGCGAGCAGGCTTCGAGGCGATGAACGTAGCCATCAAGGACGGGACAGTGCCCGCGCTCGCGTTCGCCCAGCTCGACCGCGTGGAGCGCCGTGGCTCGCCGGCGACGATGCTCTGGCTCGCCATGTGCAAGGAGCATGAGGTCGAGCTGCTCAGCCTCGGGGACAACAACGAGGAGCTCCGCATGCTCACAGCGGCCGCGAAGGTACTCGTCAGCTTCCGCTCCATCATGGCCGAGGAAGAAACCGACATCATGAGCAAGCGGCAGCGGATCGCCAAGCGTCACGCCGCGGAGTCCGGGTTCCATCACGGTGGGCAGCTGCCGTTCGGATGGACCATCGGTCCGCGGGAGCTGGACGAGCACAACCGACACGGCACGCGGCTCGTACCGCATCCCATCGAGCACCCAGCCCTGAAGGACGCCGTACGCCTAGCGCTTCAGGGCGCGAGCATGGCCACCATCGCGCGGTACTGGGCGGACGAACTCGGCATCGTTGCGCACGACGGCAAGCCGGTCTACCAGGCGAGCGTGCTGCGCGCCCTCCGCTCCCCCCGGCTCGTCGGGTACAGGATGCGCCAGGTCCCCGAGCACAAGCGAGGCCAGCGCATCGACCTGATGCAGTTCGTCGCCCGGGACGCCTCGGGCACTCCTGTCATCGCCCACGAGCCCGTCTGCGACCTCACCACGTGGATGCGCCTGCAGCGGGTCATCACCGAGCGGTCGAGCAGCGGCGCGCGCAAGCCCTGGGGCAGCCACGAGTGGCTGCTGTCCGGGCTCCTCCGCTGTGGCGCGTGCGGCGGCCGGCTCTACGGCGCTCAGAAGATGCAGCGAGACGGCAGCAAGACCTTCGTGTACCGATGCCACGCCAACCGCGTGCGGGGCAAGGGCACCTGCGTCGGTTGCAGCGTCGTGGGACCAGGCGTGGAGCGCTTCGTGCTCGGCTGGTTGGTCGAGTACCTCTCGGATGACCGACTTGCACCCGCAGCGGCGGAGCACGAGGCGCGCCAGGAGCGAGAGCCGTCCAAGGAGGAGCGCGAGCTGGAAGAGGCGCGCGAGGAGCAGACCTTGCTGCTCGTGCAGCAGAAGGCAGGCGCGTGGCGAGGCGCGCTACTTGCCACGCTCCTCCAGATGCTCGAGGAAGTACAGGCGCGCATCGACGACCTCGAGCAGCGGGTCCTCGAGCAGACGCGCCTGCCCCTTCCCGTGCAGACGCGGCAGGAACTGCGCGACACGTGGCCCGCTATGGACCTTGAGCAGCGACGGCACCTGCTGCGCCTCGTCATCGAGGGCATCCATGTAGAGCCGAGCCGCCGGAGCGGCAAAGGGATGGACGAGCGCGTCCGAATCTCACCCCGGCTGTAG
- a CDS encoding replication/maintenance protein RepL, which translates to MLDGVVHGPGGYSRSVETLDGQARREQHATSPEEHAENRVKRNLPRTAELRTINGYTGEVTERAGVVGREGDVFVVRPQSKGRPHVWKRDDGFWFMTLVSSARHIAAAKLPGAAGAVLWALLGELRPAAGNVVTASWSRLAQTTTYDRKTVGAALRALEEAELLAKLPTDGRATASYMVNPRLIFCGGTEARRDAVRLWKTLHGEDLSHRPGALQNLDALYEPGDA; encoded by the coding sequence GTGCTCGACGGCGTGGTCCACGGACCCGGCGGCTACTCGCGCTCCGTCGAGACGCTCGATGGGCAGGCCCGGAGGGAGCAGCACGCGACCTCCCCGGAGGAGCACGCCGAGAACCGAGTGAAGCGCAACCTCCCCCGGACCGCAGAGCTACGAACCATCAACGGCTACACGGGCGAGGTGACGGAGAGGGCCGGGGTCGTGGGGCGCGAGGGCGACGTCTTCGTAGTGCGCCCGCAGTCGAAGGGGCGACCGCACGTCTGGAAGCGGGACGACGGCTTCTGGTTCATGACGCTCGTCTCCAGTGCGAGGCACATCGCCGCGGCCAAGCTCCCCGGCGCTGCCGGGGCTGTCCTCTGGGCGCTGCTCGGCGAACTGCGCCCGGCGGCCGGCAACGTCGTGACGGCGTCCTGGTCACGGCTCGCGCAGACGACGACGTACGACCGGAAGACCGTCGGCGCAGCGCTTCGCGCCTTGGAGGAGGCGGAACTGCTCGCGAAGCTGCCAACCGATGGTCGAGCCACCGCCTCATACATGGTCAACCCGAGGCTCATCTTCTGCGGCGGGACCGAGGCGCGGCGCGACGCAGTGCGGCTCTGGAAGACCCTCCACGGAGAAGACCTCTCGCACCGCCCGGGCGCGCTGCAGAACCTCGACGCGCTTTACGAGCCGGGCGACGCCTAG
- a CDS encoding DUF4760 domain-containing protein produces MGQTFWTAVGAIAACCSTLLTIALVIYAARTISRQATASIRANEHTRAQVTMTFTLEWQRVVVQQYDEILDYVKTQGWTLDHALRTHAFDEEVRKRVRPMLENMEHLGLGVRMRAYSGDIVYHLANGFLKETHQTFRYYIASVRQGSAAAGRLAHPTAFEHFDWLIMALADRERTPQPPLPGTLED; encoded by the coding sequence ATGGGTCAGACCTTCTGGACAGCAGTCGGCGCCATCGCCGCGTGCTGCTCCACCCTCCTGACCATCGCCCTGGTCATCTACGCCGCGCGCACCATCTCTCGGCAGGCGACGGCGTCGATCCGGGCGAACGAGCACACCCGCGCTCAGGTCACCATGACGTTCACCCTGGAGTGGCAGCGGGTCGTCGTGCAGCAGTACGACGAGATCCTTGACTACGTCAAGACACAGGGCTGGACGCTCGACCACGCGTTGCGGACTCACGCCTTCGATGAGGAGGTCCGTAAGCGGGTGCGTCCGATGCTCGAGAACATGGAGCACCTTGGACTCGGTGTTCGCATGAGGGCCTACAGCGGAGACATCGTCTACCACCTCGCCAACGGCTTCCTCAAGGAGACCCACCAGACGTTCCGCTACTACATCGCGTCGGTCCGGCAGGGCAGCGCTGCCGCGGGCCGGCTTGCGCACCCGACCGCTTTCGAGCACTTTGACTGGCTCATCATGGCCCTGGCAGACCGAGAACGGACGCCGCAGCCTCCGCTGCCAGGAACCCTCGAGGACTGA
- a CDS encoding YraN family protein: MTARGSLGRYGEDVAARFLADAGLVVLERNWRCDLGEVDIVARDGDALVVCEVKTRRSASFGSPQEAVTAVKQARLRRLAARWLAERGVHPPQVRIDVVAVTRGTSGAARVEHLRGVS, encoded by the coding sequence ATGACCGCGCGCGGGTCGCTCGGCCGCTACGGCGAGGACGTGGCGGCGCGGTTCCTGGCCGACGCGGGGCTGGTCGTGCTGGAGCGCAACTGGCGGTGTGACCTCGGGGAGGTCGACATCGTGGCGCGCGACGGCGACGCGCTGGTCGTGTGCGAGGTGAAGACCCGGCGGTCGGCGTCGTTCGGGAGCCCGCAGGAGGCGGTCACGGCCGTGAAGCAGGCGCGGCTGCGCCGCCTGGCGGCGCGGTGGCTCGCCGAGCGGGGAGTGCACCCGCCGCAGGTCCGTATCGACGTGGTCGCGGTGACGCGCGGGACGAGCGGCGCGGCCCGGGTCGAGCACCTGCGCGGGGTGTCGTGA
- a CDS encoding DUF2469 domain-containing protein, whose translation MSAEDLEKYETEMELQLYREYRDVVGLFTYVVETERRFYLTNAVDLVPRSTEGGEVYFEVTMADAWVWDMYRPARFVRNVRVVTFKDVNVEELAKADLEPPSPS comes from the coding sequence GTGAGCGCCGAGGACCTCGAGAAGTACGAGACCGAGATGGAGCTGCAGCTCTATCGGGAGTACCGCGACGTCGTCGGCCTCTTCACCTACGTCGTCGAGACCGAGCGCCGGTTCTACCTCACCAATGCCGTCGACCTCGTCCCGCGCAGCACCGAGGGCGGCGAGGTCTACTTCGAGGTCACGATGGCCGACGCGTGGGTCTGGGACATGTACCGGCCCGCTCGCTTCGTGCGCAACGTGCGCGTGGTGACGTTCAAGGACGTCAACGTCGAGGAGCTGGCCAAGGCCGACCTGGAGCCGCCCTCGCCGAGCTGA